DNA sequence from the Stigmatella aurantiaca genome:
TCGACGCCCGGGCCGGAGGGCTGGGTATGGGTCACGCCCAGCCGGGGGGGCGGCGCGGCGGGATCCATGAACCAGGCGCCCCCCAGCGAGGCCCCGAGTGCCAGGGGCCACAGGAGCACAGTCAGCACGGCCTGCGCCCGCTGGCCCGCGCGCCACGGCACCCACGGGCGCAGCAGGGCGAACCCCGCGACGGCGAGCACGCCCGTGGCGGCGATCAGCGGCGCGCGTCCGAGGGCACCGAGGTTCGCGGGCAGGAAGACGGTGGCCAGCACGAGCGCCGCTTCGGCCAGGGCTCTGCCCCGCGGGGGGGCGTTGTCACAGAGGGAAGCGGCCAGCGGGGGCACATCGCGCACGGGCCACATGCTAGGCCCTCTTCGAGAGGTGGACGGCCACCCGCTCGATGAGGCCGTAGGGAATGGGCTGGTTCAGCGGGAACTTGAGGGTGTCCTTCGCATCGCGGTAGGGCGCGAGCTCCTCCTCGATGGGCGCCTCGGAGCGGTAGACCGGGTAGAGCCCGATATGGCGCTTCCATGCCGCGAAGTACACCGCGTGCCGCTCGTTGAGCATGACGGCGGGCATCCCGTATTTGATCTTCTCCTCCGCCGTGGGCAGCACCTTCCGGATCGACTGCCGGATCTGGCGGAGGATGGCCTGGACGTCCTCGGGAAACGAGGCGATGTACTCATCGATCGTGGAGAACTTGCTGGCCATACCATGAGCCTCGGGAAGCGGGGGAGCAACGTTCCCAGCCTATCCTCTAAACGCCAGAGGCCGCAGTCCGGCTTGCCGGCCCCGGGGGCTTCGGCGAGGCTCCCCTCCCCTCTCTCCCTCCCGAGGTTCCA
Encoded proteins:
- a CDS encoding iron chaperone, giving the protein MASKFSTIDEYIASFPEDVQAILRQIRQSIRKVLPTAEEKIKYGMPAVMLNERHAVYFAAWKRHIGLYPVYRSEAPIEEELAPYRDAKDTLKFPLNQPIPYGLIERVAVHLSKRA